From one Mytilus edulis chromosome 1, xbMytEdul2.2, whole genome shotgun sequence genomic stretch:
- the LOC139520524 gene encoding E3 ubiquitin-protein ligase DZIP3-like, with protein MAIRLTQEEENYVRMSLLLTGISPRATRALFDHEFAPSCLNTTITKEYNKLRDLQIKRIINQPQWNLLFPRRPEKPDSKTFDVTLIITLIRHLTDLTPPRGGYDQLPSDNETTQPQI; from the exons ATGGCAATTAGACTTACTCAAGAGGAGGAAAACTATGTCAGGATGAGCTTGCTACTGACGGGAATATCTCCTCGTGCAACACGAGCTTTGTTTGATCATGAATTTGCTCCATCATGCTTGAATACCACAATAACGAAAGAGTACAATAAACTTAGAGACCTTCAGATTAAGCGAATAATTAACCAGCCACAGTGGAACCTGCTGTTCCCAAGACGTCCCG aaaaaccTGATTCTAAAACATTTGATGTAACTCTAATAATAACGTTAATTAGACACCTGACTGATCTGACCCCTCCTCGTGGTGGATATGACCAGTTACCATCTGATAATGAAACGACACAACCTCAGATTTAG